The following are encoded together in the Phoenix dactylifera cultivar Barhee BC4 unplaced genomic scaffold, palm_55x_up_171113_PBpolish2nd_filt_p 000692F, whole genome shotgun sequence genome:
- the LOC120103874 gene encoding coiled-coil domain-containing protein 22-like: MDEAQEILLSSLSSSGVSLPAGVSSIKDLGPDALVSICSQSLRLLDDDESSPSFPTSLPESTAERFKICADVASAVKSLGYRGDLSFHQFLYPSYDDSYKLVRFLVERLSGSSEGRRARENTATKSTLSSGEITGDIHNDTLEKLKEKEDKVRESQSKENFLCERRSLGESNKGIAEPSETVAEEVYSDVLLDTNAVPGQSGGSAETGTLYSERIESSEIKSHCSKEGVEDAPEKSMNSEKELCVDGEDMTQTDKYIAELERKLASLQEQLSKLRNQADSLKNQEDMMTEAKQVKALKVQSLESEHELLKEAMDMALDEQHSVGFYIEMLNGRVEAKRQSLMKLESQWNDLKQTVEQRQMREEQSLYAEKSSVQEKLIKLKEIEQETDATVSDIGKREDEHAKLLLELEKLPTISSRKSYIQRITEITKNSWKQDADVERIIKETRELQLESNSIQERLHRTYAVVEETVFRNAKDDPVRLQVYRLLTSIHDSFEQISDKLLAADRARREATEQEAKLTAISSRSFDISKLQADLDSIRKENEFLEQQLCHE, from the exons ATGGACGAGGCGCAGGAGATCCTCCTGAGCTCTCTCAGCAGCTCCGGGGTCTCCCTCCCCGCCGGCGTCTCTTCCATCAAAGATCTCGGCCCGGACGCCCTCGTCTCCATCTGCTCTCAATCCCTCCGCCTCCTTGACGACGATGAATCGTCCCCGTCCTTCCCCACCTCCCTTCCTGAGTCCACCGCGGAGCGCTTCAAGATATGTGCCGACGTCGCCTCTGCCGTCAAATCCCTGGGATACCGAGGCGATCTCAGCTTCCACCAG TTCCTGTATCCTTCTTATGATGACTCATACAAGTTGGTAAGATTTTTGGTGGAGAGGCTATCTGGATCATCTGAAGGTAGAAGAGCCAGAGAAAATACAGCAACCAAATCTACTTTGAGCAGTGGTGAAATTACTGGTGACATCCATAATGATACATTAGAGAAGCTTAAAGAAAAGGAGGATAAGGTGAGGGAGAGTCAAAGTAAAGAGAATTTTCTTTGTGAAAGAAGATCTTTGGGGGAATCAAATAAAGGCATTGCAGAGCCATCTGAGACGGTTGCTGAGGAGGTATACTCTGATGTGTTGCTTGACACTAATGCAGTTCCAGGGCAGTCAGGTGGGTCAGCTGAGACTGGAACACTCTATTCTGAGCGCATAGAATCCAGTGAGATCAAGAGCCATTGCAGCAAGGAAGGTGTTGAAGATGCTCCTGAAAAATCTATGAACTCTGAGAAAGAATTATGTGTTGATGGAGAAGATATGACCCAAACAGACAAGTATATTGCTGAACTTGAACGAAAATTAGCTTCTCTGCAGGAGCAATTATCCAAG TTAAGGAATCAAGCTGACAGCTTGAAAAATCAAGAAGATATGATGACGGAGGCAAAACAGGTGAAGGCCTTGAAAGTTCAGAGCCTTGAAAGTGAGCATGAGCTCCTAAAAGAGGCTATGGATATGGCATTAGATGAACAACATTCTGTTGGCTTCTATATTGAAATGCTAAATGGACGAGTAGAAGCAAAAAGACAGAGTCTTATGAAATTGGAATCACAGTG GAATGATCTCAAGCAAACAGTGGAACAGAGACAGATGAGAGAGGAGCAGTCACTATATGCTGAGAAATCTTCAGTGCAAGAAAAACTAattaaattgaaagaaattgaacAAGAAACAGATGCCACCGTATCTGACATTGGCAAAAG AGAGGATGAACATGCTAAACTTCTTCTGGAGCTTGAGAAACTCCCAACGATCTCTTCTAGAAAATCCTACATCCAGCGCATAACTGAGATTACAAAGAATAGCTGGAAACAAGATGCCGATGTTGAGCGAATCATAAAAGAGACTCGAGAGCTTCAGTTAGAGAGTAATTCCATACAAGAACGCCTTCATAGGACTTATGCCGTGGTTGAAGAAACTGTCTTCAG GAATGCAAAAGATGACCCGGTAAGGCTGCAGGTATATAGGCTTTTAACGAGCATCCACGATAGTTTTGAACAGATTTCAGACAAGCTTCTTGCCGCTGACAGAGCTCGAAGAGAAGCCACCGAGCAAGAGGCCAAACTTACGGCCATTTCTTCCCGTAGTTTCGACATCAGCAAACTCCAAGCAGATCTTGATTCGATTAGGAAGGAAAATGAGTTTCTAGAGCAGCAGCTCTGCCATGAATAA